In Deltaproteobacteria bacterium, the following are encoded in one genomic region:
- the hflX gene encoding GTPase HflX: MLESRKQERAFLIGVVSGLRGKWEARESFDELGSLADTAGALTVGRTMVEVREISPATFVGRGKVDWLKEEIKRCRADIVIFDGELAPTQNRNLDEAWGVRVIDRTSLILDIFALHAKSREGKLQVELAQYQYLYPRLVGAWSHFSRQRGGNATGGGGVGLRGPGETQLEVDRRRVRERLNRVKRELERVDSSREIHRMKRQSVPIPTITLVGYTNAGKSTLFNALSNSSQLVGDKLFATLDPKTKKIKLPSGREVLLTDTVGFIRNLPHQLIEAFKSTFEEARKSDMLLHVVDATHPNYPSQIDVVEKVFEELDLDVIPRIKVMNKMDAEGFRFMGNGAHTIPISATAGLGLDDLFLMIDRVLAETLSPVKLFLPHPYGQLMASLYTHGRVLHSKNSARGVAVEVALPEKWQRKFASYSV; the protein is encoded by the coding sequence ATGCTGGAATCCAGAAAACAGGAGAGGGCGTTTCTGATCGGCGTTGTTTCCGGCCTGCGCGGCAAATGGGAGGCGCGCGAGTCGTTTGACGAACTTGGTTCGCTGGCGGATACGGCGGGGGCGCTTACGGTCGGTCGAACGATGGTCGAGGTGAGGGAGATTTCCCCGGCCACCTTTGTCGGGAGGGGCAAGGTCGATTGGTTGAAGGAAGAAATAAAACGGTGCAGAGCCGACATCGTGATTTTTGACGGCGAACTGGCCCCCACCCAAAACCGCAACCTCGATGAGGCGTGGGGCGTCCGCGTCATCGACCGGACAAGTCTGATCCTCGACATCTTTGCCCTCCATGCCAAATCCCGCGAAGGAAAACTGCAAGTGGAGCTGGCGCAATATCAATATTTGTATCCGCGGCTGGTCGGCGCCTGGAGCCATTTTTCGCGTCAACGGGGTGGCAACGCCACTGGTGGGGGAGGCGTGGGTTTGAGGGGGCCCGGTGAAACGCAGTTGGAAGTCGACCGCCGCCGGGTGAGGGAACGACTCAACCGGGTCAAAAGGGAGCTGGAACGGGTGGACAGCTCCCGCGAAATCCATCGGATGAAGCGCCAGTCGGTTCCCATCCCCACTATCACGCTGGTCGGATACACCAACGCCGGCAAGTCGACGCTCTTTAACGCTCTCTCCAACAGCAGTCAGTTGGTGGGGGACAAGCTCTTTGCCACGCTCGACCCCAAAACAAAAAAGATCAAACTCCCCTCGGGAAGGGAGGTTCTGTTGACCGATACGGTGGGCTTTATCCGCAATCTGCCGCATCAACTGATCGAGGCCTTCAAATCGACCTTTGAGGAGGCGCGGAAGTCCGATATGCTCCTCCATGTGGTTGATGCCACACATCCAAATTATCCGTCGCAGATCGATGTGGTGGAAAAGGTGTTTGAGGAGCTTGATCTCGATGTGATTCCCCGCATCAAGGTGATGAACAAGATGGATGCCGAGGGATTTCGATTTATGGGAAACGGGGCGCACACAATTCCGATATCGGCGACAGCCGGCCTCGGGTTGGATGATCTTTTCTTGATGATCGACAGGGTATTGGCCGAAACGCTTTCCCCCGTGAAACTTTTTCTCCCTCATCCGTACGGGCAGTTAATGGCCAGCCTTTACACCCACGGCCGGGTGCTCCATTCAAAAAATTCGGCGCGGGGGGTGGCGGTGGAAGTGGCCCTTCCCGAAAAATGGCAGAGAAAATTCGCCTCATATTCTGTGTGA
- a CDS encoding glutathione S-transferase family protein has protein sequence MAIKLYQFALSHYCEKARWALDYKGLDYERINLVPGPHFFKLKRMASKSSVPVIDDGGVLVQDSTDIITYLDEKYFQKPLTPLEGDLKKEAIDLEEYCDQEIGVHLRRYFYNTLLHDRPLVTSLLLQDGPRYGPVLYAIMFPVVRTLMRRSMNISPESAKRSEKRLMDGIETLNKILSKRKFLVGESFTRADLSASALTAPLVWPKEHDFRWPNVFPEPLASFRRDHEKDPFYSWVLKMYREYRLSSRVF, from the coding sequence ATGGCCATAAAACTCTATCAATTCGCCCTTTCCCATTATTGCGAGAAGGCCCGCTGGGCGCTGGACTACAAGGGATTGGATTATGAGCGGATCAACCTTGTCCCCGGTCCCCACTTCTTCAAGCTCAAGCGGATGGCGTCAAAATCCTCGGTTCCCGTGATTGACGATGGCGGGGTGCTGGTTCAGGATTCAACCGACATCATCACCTACCTCGACGAAAAATATTTCCAAAAGCCGCTGACTCCTCTCGAAGGCGATCTTAAAAAAGAGGCGATCGATCTTGAGGAATATTGCGATCAGGAAATCGGCGTCCACCTGCGGCGTTATTTCTACAATACCCTTCTGCATGATCGCCCCCTTGTAACCTCGCTCCTCCTGCAGGACGGCCCGCGGTATGGCCCGGTCCTCTACGCCATCATGTTTCCTGTTGTCCGTACACTGATGCGCCGGAGCATGAATATCAGTCCCGAATCGGCCAAACGGTCGGAAAAGCGGCTGATGGACGGCATTGAAACGCTCAACAAAATTCTCTCAAAACGGAAATTCCTGGTGGGAGAGAGCTTCACCAGGGCCGACTTGAGCGCTTCCGCGCTCACAGCCCCTCTGGTCTGGCCGAAGGAGCATGATTTTCGGTGGCCGAATGTATTCCCCGAACCGCTGGCCTCCTTCCGCCGCGACCACGAAAAGGATCCGTTTTATTCCTGGGTGTTGAAGATGTACCGGGAGTATCGTTTATCTTCCCGCGTTTTTTAA